Proteins from one Hemibagrus wyckioides isolate EC202008001 linkage group LG16, SWU_Hwy_1.0, whole genome shotgun sequence genomic window:
- the zdhhc8a gene encoding palmitoyltransferase ZDHHC8B → MNCVDRAEMATGSEERVRSGAYIPVSITVSLLLVTSTLFFTFTCPWLAENVSLAFPPCVGIMFLFVLANFTMATFTDAGVLPRANEDEDKDDGIRAPLYKDVEVRGVQFRMKWCASCNFYRPPRCSHCSVCDHCVEDFDHHCPWVNNCIGRRNYRYFFLFLLSLSVHMMTIFSGGLLYVLDHLEALWELHATVTLFIMSLSGLFFIPIMGLACFHIVLVAAGRTTNEQVTKKFHGGANPFTRGFCSNVEFVLCSPITPRYTRKLGNKPTVHVQPPFLTPELLKMSTIKVEDNGIQTEMLSVKRAGEMDVSECKQMNTPPSLTPEPDPVLLKSHLATLQESLLQSKTVLPSIQSKIGQIVESSSRVNYQIPVEQMKCTKQPQLHMSGFAQDPFFEAGMAETEKTPISTMHSSTLPLNTLILNSRSLTLKHAHSRGDRAHQCPDSVASCSTQGILSLSYDSLLSPAQRGTFKVNYLPPFLPLELGLAIRCPPDAQHAPSRTCSPGFTGTSRQSPVHYDSLSKPAMSSIQERHELEEREKQPTFQDMSVYDTPSGYSLPSRRPTPPAYGSREFLMSSAAYGYASSLRRASRTSSSSMHANTNLQSRSLSPSACRSLEHHARHSTSSIPCPMPSSSYTAQKALALITTSERKDSGP, encoded by the exons GTGTCCTTGGCTCGCTGAGAACGTGTCTCTTGCTTTTCCTCCATGTGTTGGCATCATGTTCCTTTTTGTTCTCGCAAACTTCACCATGGCAACGTTCACGGATGCCGGCGTGCTGCCAAGAG CTAACGAGGATGAAGATAAAGACGATGGTATCCGTGCTCCTCTTTATAAGGACGTGGAGGTCCGGGGAGTCCAGTTTCGAATGAAGTGGTGTGCTTCCTGCAACTTCTACAGACCCCCACGCTGCTcccactgtagtgtgtgtgaccactgtgtggag GACTTTGACCATCATTGCCCCTGGGTGAACAACTGCATCGGGAGACGGAACTACCGttatttcttcctcttcctgctgTCTCTTAGCGTGCACATGATGACCATTTTCTCTGGGGGTCTTCTGTATGTTCTGGACCACCTGGAAGCCCTGTGGGAGCTGCACGCAACCGTCAC TTTGTTCATCATGAGCCTGTCAGGCCTGTTCTTCATCCCGATTATGGGATTGGCTTGCTTCCATATAGTCTTGGTGGCAGCAGGACGAACCACAAACGAACAG GTGACTAAAAAGTTCCACGGAGGAGCAAATCCCTTTACACGTGGCTTCTGCAGCAATGTGGAGTTTGTTCTGTGTAGTCCTATTACTCCAAG ATACACCAGGAAACTGGGAAATAAGCCGACTGTCCATGTCCAACCACCATTCTTAACACCAGAGTTGCTCAAAATGTCAACCATAAAAGTTGAAGACAATGGGATCCAAACTGAAATGCTTTCTGTAAAG CGTGCAGGAGAAATGGATGTCTCTGAGTGTAAACAGATGAACACACCGCCCTCTCTGACACCCGAACCCGACCCAGTTCTGCTCAAGAGTCACCTGGCTACATTGCAAG aGAGCTTACTGCAATCCAAAACCGTATTACCGTCTATCCAGAGCAAAATCGGTCAGATTGTAGAGTCGTCTTCCAGAGTGAATTATCAAATTCCCGTGGAGCAG atGAAGTGCACAAAGCAGCCCCAGCTCCACATGAGTGGTTTTGCCCAGGATCCATTTTTTGAAGCTGGAATGGCAGAAACGGAGAAGACTCCCATCTCTACCATgcattccagcacacttccctTGAATACACTCATTCTGAACTCCCGCTCACTCACTTTGAAACATGCCCACTCCAGAGGAGATCGAGCTCATCAGTGTCCCGATTCTGTGGCATCTTGCTCCACCCAGGGCATCCTAAGCCTCTCCTATGACAGCCTCCTCAGTCCAGCACAACGTGGGACCTTCAAAGTGAACTACCTgcctcctttccttcctttagAGCTGGGTCTGGCCATCAGGTGCCCACCAGATGCCCAGCATGCACCCTCCCGTACCTGCAGCCCGGGTTTCACTGGCACAAGCAGGCAGTCACCTGTTCACTACGACAGCCTTTCCAAACCTGCCATGAGCTCTATCCAGGAACGCCATGAACTGGAAGAGCGAGAAAAGCAGCCAACTTTTCAGGATATGTCTGTCTACGACACGCCCAGTGGTTACAGCTTGCCATCTCGGAGGCCCACTCCACCCGCCTATGGCTCTCGAGAGTTCCTCATGAGCAGCGCAGCGTACGGCTACGCCTCTTCGCTCCGACGGGCATCCAGGACTTCCAGCTCATCCATGCATGCCAATACGAACCTCCAGAGTCGCTCGCTCTCACCCTCAGCCTGTAGATCTCTGGAACATCATGCTCGGCACTCAACCTCATCTATTCCCTGCCCGATGCCCAGCTCCTCCTACACAGCGCAGAAAGCCCTGGCTTTGATCACTACCTCAGAGAGAAAAGACTCAGGTCCGTAG